A window of the Halopseudomonas phragmitis genome harbors these coding sequences:
- the lptG gene encoding LPS export ABC transporter permease LptG, with amino-acid sequence MRRLDQHIGTTVLFSILVVAVIILGLDLLFAFINELDDLKKGDYSAMEALIYVLLTSPRRFYDMLPLSALVGCLVGLGTLASHSELTVMRAAGVSVARIIGSVMKPLLVLMVAGALIGEYVSPYTENLAESRRAIAQGSGEAIKSRGLWHREGNDFIHINAVQPNGVLHGVTRYRFDGQRNLLETSFARRASAQEQGWLLEDVETTHFIEDGHTSTSRDLQQHWDVELSSELLKVVVLDPDLLSMAGIWRYQTYLAEQGLNNSQYWLAFWKKLLQPVATAALVFVAISFIFGPLRSVTLGQRVFTGVLVGFGFRIVQDLLGPSSLVFGFPPLIAVALPIAVLLVMGIVLMRRAG; translated from the coding sequence ATGCGGCGGCTTGATCAGCATATTGGCACTACCGTGCTGTTCAGCATCCTGGTAGTGGCCGTCATCATTCTGGGGCTGGATCTGCTGTTCGCCTTTATCAACGAGCTGGATGACCTGAAAAAGGGTGACTACAGCGCGATGGAGGCCTTGATCTACGTTCTGCTGACCTCGCCCCGGCGCTTTTACGACATGCTGCCGCTGTCGGCCCTGGTCGGTTGTCTGGTGGGCTTGGGTACGCTGGCCAGCCATTCCGAGCTGACGGTGATGCGCGCCGCCGGCGTTTCGGTTGCCCGGATCATCGGCTCGGTGATGAAGCCGCTGCTGGTGTTGATGGTGGCTGGCGCACTGATCGGCGAATATGTGTCGCCCTATACCGAGAATCTGGCGGAAAGTCGCCGGGCCATCGCCCAAGGCAGCGGCGAGGCGATCAAGTCGCGCGGGCTCTGGCACCGTGAGGGCAACGACTTCATTCACATCAATGCCGTGCAACCCAATGGCGTGTTGCACGGGGTGACCCGTTACCGTTTCGATGGTCAGCGCAACCTGCTGGAAACCAGCTTTGCCCGGCGCGCCAGCGCCCAGGAGCAGGGCTGGCTGCTGGAGGATGTCGAAACCACGCACTTCATCGAGGATGGCCACACCAGCACCAGTCGTGACCTGCAGCAGCACTGGGATGTCGAGCTGTCTTCGGAACTGCTCAAGGTAGTGGTGCTCGATCCCGACTTGTTGTCCATGGCCGGCATCTGGCGCTATCAAACCTACCTGGCCGAGCAGGGCTTGAACAACAGCCAGTACTGGCTGGCGTTCTGGAAAAAGCTGCTGCAGCCGGTAGCTACCGCGGCGCTGGTGTTCGTTGCCATTTCCTTCATCTTTGGACCGCTGCGCTCGGTAACGCTGGGTCAGCGGGTGTTTACCGGGGTGCTGGTTGGCTTTGGTTTTCGTATCGTGCAGGACCTGCTCGGACCGTCCAGTCTGGTCTTTGGCTTCCCGCCGCTGATTGCCGTGGCGCTACCGATTGCCGTGCTGCTGGTGATGGGTATCGTGCTGATGCGCCGGGCCGGCTAG
- the lptF gene encoding LPS export ABC transporter permease LptF, which produces MIVFRYLSREVLLTLTAVSGVLLLIIMSGRFIKYLAQAAAGQLDPGVLFLIMGYRLPGFMVLILPLGMFLGILLAYGRMHLDSEMTVLSANGMSDRKVLWYTQGPALLVALVVAVLSLWVSPLGVYKTQQLFNEQDAITEFDTLAAGRFQSIGRDAARVTYAGSLSDDRTELQEVFIAERTGSGADASIGVLVAEVGRQQLNPDGSRYLVLYEGYRYDGRPGAADFRTIEYDTYGVLLPKPEVATEVTDREAMPTRELLGHADRKMQAELQWRLALPLLVPIVAFFAVPLARVNPRQGRFLKLLPAILLYMTYLALLITARGWIESGRMPANLGLWWVHGVFLAVGLLLNRQALLAPSAPRGGSHAAA; this is translated from the coding sequence GTGATTGTTTTTCGCTATCTGAGTCGCGAGGTGTTGCTGACCCTGACGGCGGTCAGTGGCGTGCTGCTGCTGATCATCATGAGCGGGCGCTTCATCAAGTATCTGGCTCAGGCTGCTGCCGGGCAGCTTGACCCCGGGGTACTGTTTTTGATCATGGGCTATCGTCTGCCCGGCTTCATGGTGCTGATTCTGCCACTGGGGATGTTTCTCGGCATTCTGCTGGCCTACGGGCGCATGCATCTGGACAGCGAGATGACGGTGCTTTCGGCCAACGGCATGAGTGACCGCAAGGTGCTCTGGTATACCCAGGGGCCGGCCTTGCTGGTTGCGCTGGTGGTGGCCGTGCTGAGTCTGTGGGTGTCGCCGTTGGGGGTGTACAAGACCCAGCAACTGTTCAATGAACAGGACGCTATCACCGAATTCGATACCCTGGCCGCCGGGCGTTTCCAGTCGATTGGCAGGGATGCGGCGCGGGTAACCTATGCCGGCAGCCTGTCGGATGATCGTACCGAGTTGCAGGAGGTCTTCATTGCCGAGCGTACCGGCAGCGGCGCCGATGCCAGTATCGGCGTGCTGGTGGCCGAGGTTGGACGTCAGCAGCTCAATCCCGATGGCAGTCGCTATCTGGTGCTGTATGAAGGCTATCGCTATGACGGCCGGCCAGGTGCGGCCGATTTTCGTACCATCGAATATGACACCTACGGTGTGCTGCTGCCCAAGCCGGAAGTGGCGACCGAGGTGACCGATCGTGAGGCCATGCCCACCCGTGAGCTGCTGGGGCATGCCGACCGCAAGATGCAGGCCGAGTTGCAATGGCGTCTGGCGCTGCCGCTGCTGGTGCCGATCGTGGCCTTCTTTGCTGTGCCGCTGGCCCGGGTCAATCCGCGTCAGGGTCGATTCCTCAAGCTGTTGCCCGCCATTTTGCTGTATATGACCTATCTGGCGTTGCTGATTACTGCCAGGGGCTGGATTGAAAGCGGGCGCATGCCGGCGAATCTGGGGCTCTGGTGGGTGCATGGGGTGTTCCTGGCGGTCGGTCTGCTGCTCAACCGTCAGGCATTGCTGGCGCCCAGCGCGCCTCGGGGAGGTTCGCATGCGGCGGCTTGA
- a CDS encoding leucyl aminopeptidase, with protein MEFNVKHGTLETIKSGCLVVALSEARSLSGPAADLDKACGGQISAAIKHGDITGKPGQSLMLFGLPGITAQRVLLLGYGKEDELNDRGLRKLAKAVVAQLKDGGASDALLTLPALEIKDRDLYARTRLLVETISDALYQFDQFKSKKASAPKLKKCLLWSADKSDAATLKSAIEHGQAIGSGMALTKNLGNLPGNVCTPSYLAREAKALAKAHPELEIEVLDEKAMKALGMGSLLSVSAGSAEPAKLIRFSYNGGKAKGKPHVLVGKGITFDTGGINLKPGLNMDEMKYDMCGAATVFGVMKAVASLKLPINVVGLIAAAENMPSGTATKPGDIVTSMSGQTIEILNTDAEGRLVLCDALTYAERFKPASVVDIATLTGACIVALGSNVSGLMGNNDELIDQLLSAGKQADDRAWQLPLFEEYQEQLDSPFADMANIGGPKAGTITAGCFLSRFAKAYPWAHLDIAGTAWISGGKDKGATGRPVPMLVQYLLNQAG; from the coding sequence ATGGAGTTCAACGTCAAGCACGGCACACTGGAAACCATCAAGAGCGGCTGCCTGGTGGTCGCCCTCAGCGAAGCCCGATCCTTGAGCGGTCCAGCCGCTGATCTGGACAAGGCGTGCGGCGGTCAGATCAGTGCTGCAATCAAGCATGGCGACATCACCGGCAAGCCGGGACAAAGCCTGATGCTGTTCGGCCTGCCGGGCATCACCGCCCAGCGAGTACTGCTGCTGGGCTACGGCAAGGAAGACGAATTGAACGACCGCGGCCTGCGCAAACTGGCCAAAGCCGTGGTTGCCCAACTCAAGGACGGCGGTGCCAGCGACGCCCTGCTGACTTTGCCGGCCCTGGAGATCAAGGACCGCGACCTCTACGCTCGCACCCGCCTGCTGGTAGAAACCATCAGCGACGCGCTCTATCAGTTCGATCAGTTCAAGAGCAAGAAGGCCAGCGCGCCGAAACTGAAGAAGTGCCTGCTGTGGAGCGCCGACAAGAGTGACGCCGCTACACTCAAGAGCGCCATTGAGCACGGCCAGGCAATCGGCAGCGGCATGGCCCTGACCAAGAACCTTGGCAACCTGCCAGGCAACGTCTGCACCCCCAGCTATCTGGCCCGCGAAGCCAAGGCCCTGGCCAAGGCGCACCCGGAACTGGAAATCGAAGTGCTCGACGAAAAGGCCATGAAGGCACTGGGCATGGGCTCACTGCTGTCAGTCAGCGCCGGCAGCGCCGAGCCGGCCAAGCTGATCCGCTTCAGCTACAACGGCGGTAAGGCCAAGGGCAAACCGCATGTACTGGTCGGCAAGGGCATTACCTTCGACACCGGCGGCATCAACCTCAAGCCGGGCCTGAACATGGACGAAATGAAGTACGACATGTGCGGTGCCGCCACCGTATTCGGGGTAATGAAGGCAGTGGCCAGCCTCAAGCTGCCAATCAATGTGGTCGGCCTGATCGCTGCAGCCGAGAACATGCCCAGCGGCACTGCGACCAAGCCCGGTGATATCGTCACCAGCATGTCCGGCCAGACCATCGAGATTCTCAATACCGACGCCGAAGGTCGCCTGGTACTGTGCGACGCCCTGACCTACGCCGAACGCTTCAAACCGGCCAGCGTGGTCGATATCGCCACCCTGACCGGCGCCTGCATCGTCGCTCTGGGCAGCAATGTATCCGGTCTGATGGGCAACAACGATGAACTGATCGACCAGTTGCTGAGCGCCGGCAAGCAGGCCGACGACCGCGCCTGGCAACTGCCGCTGTTCGAGGAATACCAGGAGCAACTCGACAGCCCGTTCGCCGATATGGCCAACATTGGCGGACCCAAGGCTGGCACCATCACCGCCGGTTGCTTCCTGTCGCGCTTCGCCAAGGCTTACCCCTGGGCACACCTGGACATCGCCGGTACGGCCTGGATCAGCGGCGGCAAGGACAAGGGCGCTACCGGCCGGCCCGTGCCGATGCTGGTGCAGTACCTGCTGAATCAGGCTGGCTGA
- a CDS encoding DNA polymerase III subunit chi, with protein sequence MTRIDFYLLSSADPAQRLDYACRLAHKAWGSGHRIYLHCADEAQAQALDEHLWAFRPEAFLPHGLHSESPHEAVVIGHGDEPGEHHDLLINLSDQAPGFFSSFSRLAEIVVEHDPVRLPARERFRFYRERGYPLQTHNIRTAG encoded by the coding sequence ATGACCCGGATTGATTTTTACCTGCTCTCCTCGGCCGACCCAGCCCAGCGGCTGGATTATGCCTGCCGTTTGGCACACAAAGCCTGGGGGAGCGGGCACCGGATCTATCTGCACTGCGCGGACGAAGCACAGGCCCAGGCGCTCGATGAGCACCTATGGGCCTTTCGCCCGGAGGCATTCTTGCCTCACGGCCTGCACAGTGAAAGCCCGCACGAGGCCGTCGTGATCGGTCATGGGGATGAGCCCGGTGAACATCACGACCTGCTGATCAACCTCAGTGATCAGGCCCCGGGGTTCTTCAGCAGTTTCAGCCGGCTGGCGGAAATCGTCGTCGAACATGATCCGGTTCGCCTTCCGGCACGTGAGCGCTTCCGTTTCTACCGCGAACGCGGCTATCCTTTGCAAACCCACAATATCCGCACGGCGGGATAA